A window of Plasmodium malariae genome assembly, chromosome: 5 contains these coding sequences:
- the SEC23 gene encoding protein transport protein SEC23, putative, producing MDIHLQESQTGIRFSWNLWPPTKNEAAKIEVPLGCLYTVLKRTDDNSVKLVEYEPLKCKTSNCILNPYCNIDFRNKTWTCPFSNIKNPFPLHYAEHISEKNLPADVMYSNIEYIQPSNVGDIPPPTFLFVIDTCLLEEELEQLKDSIQQCISLMPGDAYIGIITFGNMCYVHEIGFHDCLKSYVFKGSKDITAQDLQKQLNLGSRNDPRSSTTSTSARRFLQPVSECEYNINMLLEDIQKDNWPTPPDQRAKRCTGVALSVAIGLLECCCNQLSGRIMMFIGGADTTSPGKIVDTALSESLRHHLDLQKENTNARHVKKALKYYISLANRAVASGHAIDIFACSLDQIGLYEMKVCCEKTNGFMVMADSFSMNVFKDSFKKIFETDSTGYIKHGYNAKLTIICSKEFRVCGAIGACSSNKKIANYVSDTCVGEGGTCEWTICALDRQSTIAFYFEIVNQNISSLPPDRQAYIQFQTLYQHPSGRRRLRVTTISYRFAEANIAEISQGFDQETAAVIMARFAVLKAETDEPIDVLRWLDRKLIRLVSTFADYQKDDVNSFHLSPEFSIYPQFMYHLRRSHFLQTFNASPDETAYYRSILLRENVMNSLIMIQPALLQYSFDSQTPIPVLLDAQSLKANVILLLDSYFHVVVWYGEMIYQWREQGFHDKPEYEHFRQLLNAPHEDAKSILEDRFPIPKFVLCNSGGSQSRFLLAKVNPSTTHNSLSGSTFGTSSSESYIINTDDVSLKIFMDHLVKLAVQT from the exons ATGGACATACATCTTCAAGAAAGTCAAACGGGAATTAGGTTTAGTTGGAATTTATGGCCTCCAACAAAAAACGAAGCGGCAAAAATTGAAGTGCCCTTAGGATGTTTATATACAGTTTTAAAAAGAACAGATGATAATAGTGTTAAATTAGTAGAGTATGAACCATTGAAATGTAAAACAAGtaattgtattttaaatCCCTACTGTAATATCGATTTTAGGAATAAAACATGGACTTGCCccttttcaaatataaaaaacccCTTCCCCTTACATTATGCTGAGCATATATCGGAAAAG AACCTTCCAGCAGATGTAATGTACTCCAACATAGAATACATCCAACCGTCAAACGTGGGAGATATACCACCTCCAACTTTTTTGTTTGTGATTGATACATGTTTATTAGAAGAGGAGTTAGAGCAACTAAAAGATTCTATACAGCAGTGTATTAGTTTAATGCCAGGTGATGCATACATAGGAATCATAACATTTGGAAATATGTGTTACGTGCATGAAATAGGTTTTCATGATTGTTTAAAATCGTATGTATTTAAAGGAAGTAAAGATATAACAGCACAAGATTTAcaaaaacaattaaatttAGGGAGTCGGAATGATCCACGTAGTTCAACAACATCTACATCAGCTCGAAGATTTTTACAACCAGTCAGTGAGtgtgaatataatattaatatgttattagAAGATATACAGAAAGATAATTGGCCTACTCCTCCTGATCAAAGAGCAAAGAGATGTACTGGCGTAGCATTAAGTGTAGCTATAGGATTACTAGAATGCTGTTGTAATCAGTTAAGTGGTAGAATAATGATGTTTATTGGAGGTGCAGATACAACATCCCCTGGAAAAATTGTAGATACTGCTTTAAGTGAATCACTTAGACATCATTTAGAtttacaaaaagaaaatacgaATGCTAGGCATGTTAAAAAagcattaaaatattatatatctctAGCAAATAGAGCAGTAGCATCTGGACATGCTATAGATATTTTTGCCTGTTCATTAGATCAAATAGGTTTATACGAGATGAAAGTATGCTGTGAGAAGACGAATGGATTTATGGTAATGGCAGATTCGTTTTCTATGAATGTATTTAAagattcttttaaaaaaatatttgaaacagATTCAACAGGTTATATAAAACATGGATATAATGCAAAATTGACCATCATATGTTCAAAGGAATTTCGTGTTTGTGGTGCTATAGGTGCATGCtcaagtaataaaaaaatagctaATTATGTATCTGATACATGTGTAGGTGAAGGAGGAACATGTGAATGGACAATATGTGCTTTAGATAGACAATCAACGATAGCTTTTTATTTCGAAATAgtaaatcaaaatatttcTTCCCTACCACCAGATAGACAAGCGTATATACAATTCCAAACGTTATATCAACATCCAAGTGGTAGGAGAAGATTACGTGTAACAACAATATCTTACAGATTTGCAGAAGCAAATATTGCAGAAATTTCACAAGGATTTGATCAAGAAACTGCTGCTGTAATTATGGCTAGATTTGCAGTTTTAAAAGCAGAAACAGATGAACCTATTGATGTTTTAAGATGGTTAGATAGAAAACTAATACGACTAGTAAGTACTTTTGCTGATTATCAAAAAGATGACGttaattcttttcatttatcaccagaattttctatttatcCTCAATTTATGTATCATTTAAGAAGATCCCATTTTTTACAAACATTTAATGCTAGTCCTGATGAAACAGCATATTATCGTTCTATACTGTTAAGAGAAAATGTAATGAATTCATTAATAATGATTCAACCAGCTTTACTGCAATATTCTTTTGATTCCCAAACACCAATACCTGTCTTACTAGATGCACAATCATTAAAAGCAAATGTTATTCTTTTACTAGATTCATATTTCCATGTTGTTGTATGGTATGGTGAAATGATTTACCAATGGAGGGAACAAGGATTTCATGATAAACCTGAGTATGAACATTTTAGACAATTACTCAATGCACCACATGAAGATGCTAAGTCTATTTTAGAAGATAGATTTCCTATACCTAAATTTGTTCTTTGTAATAGTGGTGGTAGTCAAAGTAGGTTTCTCCTAGCTAAGGTTAACCCATCTACCACACATAACTCCTTGAGTGGGAGCACGTTCGGCACGTCCAGTAGTGAATCGTACATAATTAACACGGATGATGTTTCtctcaaaatttttatggaTCACCTGGTAAAGCTGGCTGTCCAGACATAG